In Salvelinus sp. IW2-2015 linkage group LG23, ASM291031v2, whole genome shotgun sequence, a genomic segment contains:
- the LOC111951110 gene encoding putative monooxygenase p33MONOX — MSRSGDIPALESGTPEGLLGGMSLPIGMTRRAMSYDDNMEAPMSPPPSDININNLWGRRPVLPDRRFSHLAEEDESGNALTHAATFDAGLRPHMPVVVKAKASSIIMNSLMTKQTQDSMYRFEQQAGLRDTVYTPHKGLTSEETRHHHRMPESFHKMNIQSMDMGTGHKGGHEDKQTSSAQSTPNSTPQSSPKQKRRGWFTSQSTTVTSSDLSTSSNTSVDMGAGEGGGAVERWGVFGPRLVVQKSTTDTGADHTNTGGFALQSYRGAQKPTPMEVMKAQATRLADDPAVDKQAPPKMEIPTMEGSRRSARPHKLKPRDMNILTPSGF; from the exons ATGTCCAGGTCAGGAGATATACCAG CCCTAGAGTCTGGGACCCCAGAGGGGCTCCTGGGAGGCATGTCCCTGCCCATTGGCATGACCCGCCGTGCCATGAGCTATGATGACAACATGGAGGCGCCCATGTCGCCCCCTCCCTCtgacatcaacatcaacaaccTATGGGGGAGGAGGCCCGTGTTACCAGACAGGAGGTTCAGTCATCTGGCCGAG gaggatgAATCTGGAAATGCCCTGACCCATGCTGCCACGTTTGACGCTGGCCTCAGGCCACATATGCCAGTAGTGGTGAAAGCCAAAGCMTCCTCCATCATTATGAACTCTCTGATGACCA AGCAAACCCAGGACAGCATGTACAGGTTTGAGCAGCAGGCTGGGCTGAGAGACACTGTCTACACGCCCCACAAGGGCCTCACTTCTGAGGAGACCCGCCACCACCACCGCATGCCAGAGTCATTCCAT AAAATGAATATTCAAAGTATGGACATGGGAACAGGACATAAGGGAGGACATGAGGACAAGCAAACATCATCTGCTCAGTCCACCCCAAATAGCACTCCTCAGAGCTCACCCAAACAGAAACGCAG GGGCTGGTTCACCAGCCAGAGCACAACTGTCACTAGCTCAGACCTCAGTACCAGCTCTAATACCAGTGTGGACATGGGTGCTGGTGAGGGGGGAGGAGCAGTCGAACGCTGGGGTGTCTTTGGACCACGTCTGGTGGTCCAGAAATCCACTACCGACACCGGTGCGgaccacacaaacacag GGGGTTTTGCTCTCCAGTCGTACCGCGGGGCCCAGAAGCCCACCCCCATGGAGGTGATGAAGGCCCAGGCCACTCGGTTGGCTGATGACCCTGCTGTCGACAAACAGGCCCCACCCAAGATGGAGATCCCCACCATGGAGGGCAGTAGACGGTCAGCCCGGCCGCACAAACTCAAACCTCGAGACATGAACATCCTCACTCCCTCAGGTTTCTAA